From a single Parambassis ranga chromosome 2, fParRan2.1, whole genome shotgun sequence genomic region:
- the mgst1.2 gene encoding microsomal glutathione S-transferase 1.2: MASLLENEVFMAYTTYAAVVTLKMMLMGPMTSYFRITRSSFSNEEDVLGKSPEEKKKCMKSHPDVERVKRCHQNDLENVIPFVVIGLLYAATSPELSSALLHFRLFAGARIFHTIAYICVLPQPSRALSWMLGMLVTFSMAYNVLTAAAYF, translated from the exons ATGGCGTCGCTTCTTGAAAATGAGGTATTTATGGCTTATACCACCTATGCTGCTGTGGTCACTCTGAAGATGATGCTGATGGGGCCAATGACTTCATACTTTCGAATAACCAGAAGT TCTTTCTCCAATGAGGAGGATGTGCTTGGAAAATCtccagaggagaagaagaaatgtaTGAAAAGCCATCCGGATGTGGAACGAGTTAAAAG GTGTCACCAGAATGACCTGGAGAATGTTATTCCGTTTGTGGTCATTGGTCTGCTCTATGCTGCGACTTCACCCGAGCTATCCTCTGCTTTACTTCACTTCCGACTCTTTGCTGGAGCTCGTATTTTTCACACCATCGCCTATATCTGtgttcttcctcagcccagCAGGGCTCTTTCCTGGATGTTGGGCATGCTGGTCACCTTTTCCATGGCTTACAACGTGCTTACAGCAGCTGCCTATTTTTGA